In Rubrivirga marina, the following are encoded in one genomic region:
- a CDS encoding spore maturation protein gives MDVFREFISAASVFVLPAMIVGIPLYGLFKKVPVYESFVEGGKEGFGLAVRIIPYLVAILFAIGMFRASGAMEALSSFLSPVLALIGMPAEVLPMAIVRPLTGSGSVAIVADLAARFGESSMITRMASTMFGSTETTFYVIAVYFGAVNVSKTRHALPAGLIADVAAMLLAVWMCLLFFGG, from the coding sequence ATGGACGTCTTCCGCGAGTTCATCAGCGCCGCCTCCGTCTTCGTGCTCCCGGCGATGATCGTCGGGATCCCACTCTACGGGCTGTTCAAAAAGGTCCCCGTCTACGAGTCGTTCGTCGAGGGCGGCAAGGAGGGGTTCGGCCTCGCCGTCCGCATCATCCCGTACCTCGTGGCCATCCTGTTCGCGATCGGGATGTTCCGGGCGTCCGGCGCGATGGAGGCCCTCTCCAGCTTCTTGAGCCCCGTGCTCGCGCTCATCGGGATGCCGGCCGAGGTCTTGCCGATGGCCATCGTCCGCCCGCTGACGGGCTCGGGCTCGGTCGCCATCGTGGCCGACCTCGCGGCCCGCTTCGGCGAGTCGTCGATGATCACCCGGATGGCCTCGACCATGTTCGGCTCGACGGAGACGACGTTCTACGTGATCGCCGTCTACTTCGGGGCCGTCAACGTGAGCAAGACGCGCCACGCGCTCCCCGCCGGCCTCATCGCCGACGTGGCGGCCATGCTGCTGGCGGTCTGGATGTGCCTCCTCTTCTTCGGCGGCTGA
- a CDS encoding M14 family zinc carboxypeptidase gives MTLADLDTDDLRFRTSADVFDDLRSACEQNPDLATFETIGESEEGRPIAGVALGYGPRLVTLVAGAHADEPVGPETLRTLVLEGLAARDWGAEGGGLEELWGEVTFRIVPHVNPDGEARNWPWIEAWDVGRPHETLAAFLRGRRRELPGRDVEYGYPAMRPENAAATAFLFGDGPVALHASLHGMGFSEGALLLVERGWLDRPETDALRHGLAEAAGAVGLRLHDHDRDDDKGFDYAGPGFWTTPSGAAMRAHFERSGDPETAARFHNASMDQAAEAGGDPLRIVTELPLFQLAADYEHEPGVPALLHTWRERTPALVEAAAEGADLGPLVDDLGLRCVPLADAVRVHLATLELAIRGVVA, from the coding sequence ATGACGCTCGCCGACCTCGACACCGACGACCTCCGCTTCCGCACGTCCGCCGACGTGTTCGACGACCTCCGGTCGGCCTGTGAGCAGAACCCCGACCTCGCGACGTTCGAGACGATCGGTGAGAGCGAGGAGGGGCGGCCGATCGCGGGCGTCGCGCTCGGCTACGGCCCGCGACTCGTCACCCTCGTCGCCGGCGCGCACGCCGACGAGCCCGTGGGCCCGGAGACGCTGCGGACGCTCGTATTGGAAGGGCTGGCCGCCCGCGACTGGGGCGCCGAGGGGGGAGGCCTCGAAGAGCTCTGGGGCGAGGTCACGTTCCGCATCGTCCCACACGTCAACCCGGACGGCGAGGCGCGCAATTGGCCGTGGATCGAGGCGTGGGACGTGGGGCGCCCGCACGAGACGCTGGCGGCGTTCCTGCGCGGACGCCGCCGGGAGTTGCCGGGGCGCGACGTCGAGTATGGGTATCCCGCGATGCGCCCCGAGAACGCCGCGGCGACGGCGTTCCTCTTCGGCGACGGTCCCGTCGCGCTCCACGCGAGCCTACACGGCATGGGGTTTTCAGAGGGGGCACTCCTCCTCGTTGAGCGGGGCTGGCTCGACCGGCCCGAGACCGATGCGCTCCGCCACGGACTCGCCGAGGCGGCCGGAGCCGTCGGCCTCCGGCTCCACGACCACGACCGCGACGACGACAAGGGCTTCGACTACGCGGGTCCCGGGTTCTGGACGACGCCGTCCGGCGCCGCGATGCGCGCCCACTTCGAGCGGTCCGGCGATCCGGAGACGGCGGCGCGGTTTCACAACGCGTCGATGGACCAGGCCGCCGAGGCCGGCGGCGACCCGCTCCGCATCGTCACCGAGCTCCCGCTCTTCCAACTCGCCGCCGACTACGAGCACGAGCCCGGCGTGCCCGCCCTCCTTCACACGTGGAGAGAGCGGACGCCCGCCCTCGTCGAGGCCGCCGCCGAGGGCGCCGACCTCGGGCCGCTCGTGGACGACCTCGGCCTCCGCTGCGTGCCGTTGGCGGACGCCGTCCGCGTCCACCTCGCGACGCTGGAGTTGGCGATCCGGGGCGTCGTCGCGTGA
- a CDS encoding flavodoxin domain-containing protein — translation MLDLHAAQPDVLILVGTQTGNSEVVADAVAEALGELGFAVHLLDMAEAYPEMLEEYHQLIAVTCTWSDGTFPDNAVDFVESLEAVSPDLSGLQFGVCGLGDRDYDPYYQTAAEKLVGLLRAGGATEAQGLHDIDGGPTEADVAGAVAWAVRCAEAFAQSAS, via the coding sequence ATGCTCGATCTCCACGCCGCCCAGCCCGACGTCCTGATCCTGGTCGGCACGCAGACCGGCAACTCGGAGGTCGTGGCCGACGCCGTGGCTGAGGCCCTCGGCGAGCTCGGGTTCGCCGTCCACCTGCTCGACATGGCCGAGGCGTACCCCGAGATGCTCGAGGAGTACCACCAACTGATCGCGGTCACGTGCACGTGGTCCGACGGCACGTTCCCCGACAACGCCGTCGACTTCGTGGAGTCACTGGAGGCCGTGTCGCCGGACCTCTCGGGACTCCAGTTCGGCGTCTGCGGGCTGGGCGACCGCGACTACGACCCGTACTACCAGACGGCGGCCGAGAAGCTGGTCGGCCTCCTGCGCGCGGGCGGCGCGACCGAGGCGCAGGGCCTCCACGACATCGACGGCGGGCCGACCGAGGCGGACGTGGCCGGCGCCGTCGCGTGGGCCGTCCGCTGCGCGGAGGCGTTCGCTCAGTCCGCCTCCTGA
- a CDS encoding zinc-dependent metalloprotease gives MSRWFTFLFALAFVAGCSSTAPVASGGESAESEDDDTFKPYDEVVTDDAATDEGLFDVHLFDEGEKLLVEIPDSLFGREMLVVSRLAKTTEGFQYGGSKVNTQAVRWERQGDHVLLRTVQYQSVAPDSLPIYRAVRAAQFEPIIARVAIEALGPDSTSVVVDMTDTFTGDTRVFGIPSGAREEFKVRRLDEDRSFLARAASYPENVEIRSVLTYDAGEPPENASTNTLSVEMSHSMILLPAEPMRPRRADPRVGYFSIEQTDYGLPAQRAEEREYITRWKLVPSDPEAYARGELVEPVEPIVYYVDPATPAEWREPIKQGIEDWNVAFEAAGFRNAIRAADAPVDDPDWSPEDARYSVVRYFPSETQNAYGPHVHDPRTGQILESDIGWYHNVMNLLRNWFFVQTAAVNPDARAPKFREAVMGELVRFVSAHEVGHTLGLPHNWISSTAYPVDSLRSPTFTAERGTAPSIMDYARFNYVAQPGDGVTQLMPRIGEYDIWAIKWGYTYFPDADSEEEERQRLQAMVAEIRDDPALRYGAQTFDPVDPRSQSEDLGDDAVYASELGLANLKRIVPRLQEWTTQEGESYDDLEELYGQVVGQWGRYLGHVGRQVGGVTIDPKLVGEEGPVYQPVPAERQRAAVAFLVDEAFSTPDWLLDTDLLGRIEPGGTADRVQRLQESALTRLLEPVRLGRLAEAEWLTDDAYPAAEMMDDLQAGIFSEIGPGRSIDPARRSLQRAYVDRLGELLNENPTAIPEPLFERAYDYRPQDIERSDVRPLARGALLTLEESIEAALPRYRAQNERAERYHLLDLQARIETILDPED, from the coding sequence ATGTCCCGTTGGTTCACGTTCCTGTTCGCGCTCGCGTTCGTCGCCGGCTGCTCGTCCACGGCCCCCGTCGCCTCGGGCGGCGAGTCGGCGGAGTCGGAGGACGACGACACGTTCAAGCCCTACGACGAGGTCGTCACGGACGACGCCGCCACGGACGAGGGCCTCTTCGACGTCCACCTCTTCGACGAGGGCGAGAAGCTGCTCGTCGAGATCCCGGACTCGCTCTTCGGCCGCGAGATGCTCGTCGTGTCCCGCCTCGCGAAGACGACCGAGGGCTTCCAGTACGGCGGCTCGAAGGTCAACACGCAGGCCGTCCGCTGGGAGCGCCAGGGCGACCACGTCCTGCTCCGGACGGTCCAGTACCAGAGCGTGGCCCCCGACAGCCTCCCGATCTACCGCGCCGTGCGCGCGGCCCAGTTCGAGCCCATCATCGCCCGCGTCGCGATCGAGGCGCTCGGGCCGGACTCGACGTCGGTCGTGGTCGACATGACCGACACGTTCACGGGCGACACGCGCGTGTTCGGGATCCCGTCCGGCGCCCGCGAGGAGTTCAAGGTCCGCCGCCTCGACGAGGACCGCTCGTTCCTCGCCCGGGCCGCTTCCTACCCCGAGAACGTCGAGATCCGCTCGGTCCTGACCTACGACGCCGGCGAGCCGCCGGAGAACGCGTCGACGAACACGCTGTCGGTCGAGATGTCGCACTCGATGATCCTCCTCCCGGCCGAGCCGATGCGCCCGAGGCGGGCGGACCCGCGCGTCGGCTACTTCTCGATCGAGCAGACCGACTACGGCCTCCCGGCCCAGCGCGCCGAGGAGCGCGAGTACATCACGCGGTGGAAGCTGGTCCCCAGTGACCCCGAGGCTTACGCCCGCGGCGAGCTCGTCGAGCCCGTCGAGCCCATCGTGTACTACGTCGACCCCGCGACGCCGGCCGAGTGGCGCGAGCCGATCAAGCAGGGGATTGAGGACTGGAACGTGGCCTTCGAGGCCGCCGGCTTCCGCAACGCCATCCGCGCTGCCGACGCGCCCGTCGACGACCCCGACTGGAGCCCGGAGGACGCGCGCTACTCGGTCGTGCGGTACTTCCCGTCGGAGACGCAGAACGCCTACGGGCCGCACGTCCACGACCCCCGCACCGGGCAGATCCTCGAGTCCGACATCGGGTGGTACCACAACGTGATGAACCTGCTGCGGAACTGGTTCTTCGTCCAGACGGCCGCCGTGAACCCGGACGCCCGCGCGCCGAAGTTCCGCGAGGCCGTGATGGGCGAACTCGTCCGGTTCGTCTCGGCCCACGAGGTCGGCCACACGCTCGGGCTCCCGCACAACTGGATCTCGTCGACCGCGTATCCGGTCGACAGCCTCCGCAGCCCGACGTTCACGGCCGAGCGCGGGACGGCGCCATCGATCATGGACTACGCGCGGTTCAACTACGTCGCCCAGCCCGGGGACGGCGTGACGCAGCTCATGCCGCGGATCGGCGAGTACGACATCTGGGCCATCAAGTGGGGCTACACCTACTTCCCCGATGCCGACAGCGAGGAGGAGGAGCGCCAGCGGCTCCAGGCCATGGTCGCTGAGATCCGCGACGACCCCGCGCTCCGCTACGGCGCCCAGACGTTCGACCCGGTCGACCCGCGCTCGCAGAGCGAGGACCTCGGCGACGACGCCGTCTACGCGTCCGAGCTCGGCCTCGCCAACCTCAAGCGGATCGTCCCGCGCCTTCAGGAATGGACCACGCAGGAGGGCGAGAGCTACGACGACCTCGAAGAGCTCTACGGCCAGGTCGTCGGCCAGTGGGGCCGCTACCTCGGCCACGTCGGCCGGCAGGTCGGCGGCGTGACGATCGACCCGAAGCTGGTGGGCGAGGAGGGCCCGGTGTACCAGCCGGTCCCGGCCGAGCGCCAGCGGGCCGCCGTCGCCTTCCTCGTCGACGAGGCGTTCTCGACGCCGGACTGGCTCCTCGACACCGACCTCCTCGGCCGGATCGAGCCGGGCGGGACGGCCGACCGCGTCCAGCGGCTCCAGGAGTCGGCCCTGACGCGGCTGCTCGAGCCCGTCCGCCTCGGGCGGCTCGCCGAGGCGGAGTGGCTCACGGACGACGCGTACCCGGCGGCCGAGATGATGGACGACCTCCAGGCCGGCATCTTCTCGGAGATCGGCCCCGGCCGGAGCATCGACCCGGCGCGGCGCTCGCTCCAGCGCGCCTACGTCGACCGGCTCGGCGAGCTCCTCAACGAGAACCCGACGGCGATCCCGGAGCCGCTCTTCGAGCGGGCCTACGACTATCGCCCGCAGGACATCGAGCGCTCGGACGTCCGGCCCCTCGCCCGGGGCGCGCTCCTGACGCTGGAGGAGTCGATCGAGGCGGCGCTCCCGCGCTATCGCGCCCAGAACGAGCGCGCCGAGCGGTACCACCTCCTCGACCTCCAGGCGCGCATCGAGACCATCCTGGACCCGGAGGACTGA
- a CDS encoding type IX secretion system plug protein domain-containing protein yields the protein MLSPRVLTLAALFVVAGCALPEEAATSGTTETAPPARVGETIISDPRVGALQLHQTGDEATLPVVTLDAQQSLRLEFDLVGQEAGAPLEIRFVHTDRQGRSQLLPSEYLTGFESDQILDYERSTSSVQVPYVHYSYDFPNANIGFKVSGNYRAIVRDGDGRLLFDVPFFVSEQLAQVELAFGATVQDGSVGFAVQPAARLRPDPRLQEFDGSRYTVCFGRNGRTDDFRCAPEPSLVDLALYQFYLPRTAAFPEQQALFELDLGFLGVNTEVLEVDRTTTPPTALLDLDYAEFGGDVRQAVIASIPLVGSVYRDVGRADVDGQYVEVKFQYVPPQSRQSPRRVYVVGSFNGWQRTPESEMTWVEAEGRYAATLLLKQGRYVYGYQGVAVETPGLSAASLFTAYVYLADPRRFTDRLIAVRSGVAQ from the coding sequence ATGCTCTCGCCCCGTGTTCTGACGCTCGCCGCCCTGTTCGTCGTGGCGGGCTGCGCGCTCCCTGAGGAGGCGGCGACGTCGGGGACGACCGAGACCGCGCCGCCGGCCCGGGTCGGCGAGACGATCATCTCGGACCCGCGCGTCGGCGCGCTCCAACTCCACCAGACGGGCGACGAGGCGACGCTCCCGGTCGTGACGCTGGACGCCCAGCAGTCGCTCCGGCTCGAGTTCGACCTCGTGGGGCAAGAGGCTGGCGCGCCGCTCGAGATCCGGTTCGTGCACACCGACCGGCAGGGGCGGTCGCAGCTCCTGCCGAGCGAGTACCTCACAGGCTTTGAGAGCGACCAGATCCTCGACTACGAGCGCTCGACGTCGTCGGTCCAGGTCCCGTACGTCCACTACAGCTACGACTTCCCGAACGCCAACATCGGGTTCAAGGTCAGCGGGAACTACCGGGCCATCGTTCGGGACGGCGACGGCCGGCTCCTGTTCGACGTGCCGTTCTTCGTCAGCGAGCAGCTGGCCCAGGTCGAACTCGCATTCGGCGCGACGGTGCAGGACGGGTCGGTCGGGTTCGCCGTCCAGCCCGCGGCCCGGCTCCGGCCGGATCCTCGGCTCCAGGAGTTCGACGGCTCGCGCTACACCGTCTGCTTCGGGCGGAACGGGCGGACCGACGACTTCCGCTGCGCGCCCGAGCCGTCGCTCGTCGACCTCGCCCTCTACCAGTTCTACCTCCCGCGGACGGCCGCCTTCCCGGAACAGCAGGCCCTGTTCGAACTCGACCTCGGCTTCCTCGGCGTCAACACTGAGGTGCTCGAGGTCGACCGGACGACGACGCCGCCGACGGCTCTCCTCGACCTCGACTACGCCGAGTTCGGCGGCGACGTCCGTCAGGCCGTCATCGCCTCTATCCCCCTCGTCGGGAGCGTCTACCGCGACGTCGGTCGGGCGGACGTCGACGGGCAGTACGTCGAGGTCAAGTTCCAGTACGTCCCCCCGCAGAGTCGCCAGTCGCCGCGCCGCGTCTACGTCGTCGGCTCGTTCAACGGCTGGCAGCGGACGCCGGAGTCCGAGATGACGTGGGTCGAGGCGGAGGGTCGCTACGCGGCCACGCTCCTCCTCAAGCAGGGGCGCTACGTTTATGGCTACCAGGGCGTCGCCGTCGAGACGCCCGGCCTCAGCGCGGCCTCGCTCTTCACGGCCTACGTCTACCTCGCCGACCCGCGCCGCTTCACCGACCGCCTCATCGCCGTGCGCAGCGGCGTCGCCCAGTAG
- a CDS encoding DUF3078 domain-containing protein: MRLVPLLALLVALAPRAQEADTLTAADGWRSSLVATLAGNQASFSNWQEGGVDALSGTASVDGTFDRVVGDFLTEQTLRLVIGVQKQDTLDVRKAIDVARYEASAEVISERVFRPALAVLFRTQFAPGFDYTPTAEEYPSLVVVPGEELKVSDAFAPLVMSQSLGLAVRPGGGAFLRMGVALKETVVGIERLRPVHGNALDQPVRVQAGVDGEAGIDRKIMDNVRLQSRLSMFQAFGQVANQAPDVLFETVLLLKVNSLLNVRVDAAVAYDADVSADVQLREVLALGVSVPIL; encoded by the coding sequence ATGCGCCTCGTCCCGCTCCTCGCGCTCCTGGTCGCCCTCGCGCCCCGCGCTCAGGAGGCCGACACGCTCACCGCCGCCGACGGCTGGCGGTCCTCGCTCGTGGCCACCCTTGCGGGCAACCAGGCCTCGTTCTCGAACTGGCAGGAGGGCGGCGTCGACGCGCTCTCCGGGACGGCGTCGGTCGATGGGACGTTCGACCGCGTGGTGGGCGACTTCCTGACGGAGCAGACCCTCCGGCTGGTGATCGGTGTCCAGAAGCAAGACACGCTTGACGTCCGCAAGGCCATCGACGTGGCGCGATACGAGGCGTCCGCCGAGGTGATATCCGAACGGGTCTTCCGGCCGGCGCTGGCGGTCCTGTTCCGTACCCAGTTCGCCCCTGGCTTCGACTACACGCCGACGGCCGAGGAGTACCCGTCGCTCGTCGTCGTTCCGGGCGAGGAACTCAAGGTGTCCGACGCGTTCGCGCCGCTCGTCATGAGCCAGTCCCTCGGCCTCGCCGTCCGGCCCGGTGGCGGGGCCTTTCTCCGGATGGGGGTGGCACTGAAAGAGACGGTCGTGGGGATCGAGCGGCTTCGGCCCGTGCACGGCAACGCGCTCGACCAGCCCGTCCGCGTCCAGGCGGGGGTGGATGGGGAAGCCGGCATCGACCGCAAGATCATGGACAACGTCCGCCTCCAATCGCGTCTGTCGATGTTCCAGGCGTTCGGGCAGGTGGCCAACCAGGCCCCGGACGTGCTGTTCGAGACCGTCCTGCTGCTAAAGGTGAACAGCCTCCTCAACGTCCGTGTCGACGCGGCGGTCGCCTACGACGCGGACGTGAGCGCGGACGTCCAACTGCGCGAGGTGCTCGCCCTCGGTGTCTCCGTCCCCATTCTCTAG
- a CDS encoding histone H1, translated as MANMFSKLQDHVASLEDDFSKFYDKGNKAAGTRVRKGMQELKQLAQDIRVDVQDKKNAD; from the coding sequence ATGGCCAACATGTTCAGCAAGCTCCAGGACCACGTCGCTTCCCTGGAGGACGACTTCAGCAAGTTCTACGATAAGGGCAACAAGGCTGCCGGCACCCGTGTCCGTAAGGGCATGCAGGAGCTCAAGCAGCTCGCTCAGGACATCCGCGTCGACGTCCAGGACAAGAAGAACGCGGACTAA
- the dnaE gene encoding DNA polymerase III subunit alpha, giving the protein MPEFCHLHCHTQYSLLDGAARIDKLIGRAAELGHPAVAITDHGNLYGVPEFYTKAQRAGVQPIVGCEFYVTPTGMDDKSDRTRYHQVLLAKNLGGYKNLIKLSSLSYTDGYYYKPRIDRDTLRAHSAGLVATTCCLQGEVLQTILKKSEAEARKVFEEYLDIFGDDYYIEVQDHAIPEQRTCNAVLMRWAEEYDVTVVATNDVHYVAQADAEAQDVLLCLQTGKDLHDPNRMRFENDQFFLKSADEMRTAFGAGLQQGVFSSAAAVDAALDASREIADKCKLELPMGELLMPHFPIPAAFNNDTGAYLRHLTYEGAKRRWPEITEEIRERLDLELGVINSMGFDGYFLIVQDFTTAARDLGVSVGPGRGSAAGSAVAYCLGITNIDPLHYDLLFERFLNPERVSMPDIDIDFDDRGRGKVIDYVVEKYGRESVCQIVTFGTMGSKSVIRDVSRVLGVPLPEADRIAKLIPDGVKVSLDSAKSEVKEFAELYQHQDPQIRKLMHYATVLEGSARHTGVHAAGVIIAPGDVSQYVPVAIQKGKGGAGDAVVTQYDGKYIEDFGLLKMDFLGLKTLTILDDALALIQENHGVEIDLDQVPLDDPDTYRLFQKGDTVAIFQFESSGMREWMRKLKPTSLDDLIAMNALYRPGPMDLIPTYIDRKHGREPVEYPHEMLRGILEPTYGIPVYQEQVMQMAQVMGGYTLGGADLLRRAMGKKKQEEMDKQRVTFVDGAREKGVPEAKANEVFDMMAKFAGYGFNKSHSAAYSVVAYHTAYLKAHYPAEFMAAVLTTEMASSDKLAIALDATRAAGIEILPPCVNRSSAHFTVEHGRVRFGLAAIKGVGQGAIEAIVEARDTHGGAFDDLFHLAKDLDLRTVGKKTLEALASAGAFDCFEGHRRQFVDAVDLAWSYAQKHQADKAAGQFSMFGGAEQAGSSFVPALPHAEPWTKGETLRYERDLMGFYVSGHPLDDFAAEARAFASVRLGDTEHVMHESDQTAIGIVTEVTRRTTKSGRPIAFVTIEDTTGQAEVVLFAQVLERCGHMLRVDEVMMVKGKAETSRGDLKLVAKDVLPMWRVREQLVKAVTLRIDVDEATEADVAALADLCRQHPGACKVYFEVTSRAIPRPVRLHARTAVVDLTPDLMKGLSRRFGADSLILESEA; this is encoded by the coding sequence ATGCCCGAGTTCTGCCACCTCCACTGTCACACGCAGTACTCGCTCCTCGACGGCGCCGCCCGCATCGACAAGCTCATCGGCCGCGCGGCGGAGCTCGGGCACCCGGCCGTCGCCATCACGGACCACGGGAATCTGTACGGCGTCCCGGAGTTCTACACGAAGGCGCAGCGGGCCGGCGTCCAGCCCATCGTCGGCTGCGAGTTCTACGTCACGCCGACCGGGATGGACGACAAGTCCGACCGGACGCGGTACCACCAGGTGCTGCTGGCGAAAAACCTCGGGGGCTACAAGAACCTCATCAAGCTCTCGTCGCTGAGCTACACCGACGGCTACTACTACAAGCCGCGGATCGATCGCGACACGCTGCGGGCCCACTCGGCCGGCCTCGTCGCCACGACGTGCTGTCTACAGGGCGAGGTCCTGCAGACGATCCTCAAGAAGAGCGAGGCGGAGGCCCGGAAGGTGTTCGAGGAGTACCTCGACATCTTCGGCGACGACTACTACATCGAGGTCCAGGACCACGCGATCCCGGAGCAGCGGACGTGCAACGCCGTGCTGATGCGGTGGGCCGAGGAGTACGACGTGACGGTCGTCGCCACGAACGACGTTCACTACGTGGCGCAGGCCGACGCCGAGGCGCAGGACGTGCTCCTCTGCCTCCAGACCGGCAAGGACCTCCACGACCCGAACCGGATGCGGTTCGAGAACGACCAGTTCTTCCTCAAGTCGGCCGACGAGATGCGGACGGCGTTTGGGGCGGGGCTCCAGCAGGGCGTCTTTTCGAGCGCCGCGGCCGTCGACGCCGCGCTCGACGCGAGCCGCGAGATCGCCGACAAGTGCAAGCTGGAGCTGCCGATGGGCGAACTCCTCATGCCCCACTTCCCGATCCCGGCGGCGTTCAACAACGACACGGGCGCCTACCTCCGGCACCTGACGTACGAGGGCGCCAAGCGGCGGTGGCCGGAGATCACGGAGGAGATCCGCGAGCGGCTGGATCTGGAGCTCGGCGTGATCAACTCGATGGGGTTCGACGGGTACTTCCTCATCGTGCAGGACTTTACGACGGCCGCCCGCGACCTCGGCGTGAGCGTGGGGCCGGGGCGTGGGTCGGCGGCGGGGTCGGCGGTGGCGTACTGCCTCGGGATCACGAACATCGACCCGCTCCACTACGACCTCCTCTTCGAGCGTTTTCTGAACCCGGAGCGCGTGTCGATGCCGGACATCGACATCGACTTCGACGACCGCGGCCGGGGCAAGGTCATCGACTACGTCGTCGAGAAGTACGGGCGCGAGTCGGTCTGCCAAATCGTGACGTTCGGGACGATGGGCTCGAAGTCCGTCATCCGCGACGTCTCGCGCGTCCTCGGCGTGCCGCTGCCCGAGGCGGACCGGATCGCGAAGCTGATCCCGGACGGCGTCAAGGTGTCGCTCGACAGCGCCAAGAGCGAGGTCAAGGAGTTCGCCGAGCTGTACCAGCACCAGGACCCCCAGATCCGGAAGCTGATGCACTACGCGACGGTCCTCGAAGGGAGCGCGCGGCACACGGGCGTCCACGCGGCCGGCGTCATCATCGCGCCGGGCGACGTGAGCCAGTACGTGCCGGTGGCGATCCAGAAGGGCAAAGGCGGGGCCGGCGACGCGGTCGTGACGCAGTACGACGGGAAGTACATCGAGGACTTCGGTCTGCTCAAGATGGACTTCCTGGGGCTGAAGACCCTCACCATCCTCGACGACGCGCTCGCGCTCATCCAGGAGAACCACGGCGTCGAGATCGACCTCGACCAGGTGCCGCTCGACGACCCCGACACCTACCGGCTGTTCCAGAAGGGCGACACGGTCGCCATCTTCCAGTTCGAGTCGTCGGGCATGCGGGAGTGGATGCGGAAGCTGAAGCCGACGTCGCTGGACGACCTCATCGCGATGAACGCGCTCTACCGGCCGGGGCCGATGGACCTCATCCCGACCTACATCGACCGGAAGCACGGGCGCGAGCCGGTCGAGTACCCGCACGAAATGCTCCGCGGCATCCTGGAGCCGACCTACGGCATCCCGGTGTACCAGGAGCAGGTCATGCAGATGGCCCAGGTCATGGGCGGCTACACGCTCGGCGGCGCCGACCTCCTCCGACGGGCGATGGGCAAGAAGAAGCAGGAGGAGATGGACAAGCAACGCGTGACGTTCGTCGACGGCGCGCGCGAGAAGGGCGTGCCGGAGGCGAAGGCCAACGAGGTCTTCGACATGATGGCCAAGTTCGCTGGGTACGGGTTCAACAAGTCCCACTCGGCGGCCTACTCGGTCGTGGCCTACCACACGGCCTACCTCAAGGCGCACTACCCGGCCGAGTTCATGGCGGCCGTGCTGACGACGGAAATGGCGTCGTCGGACAAGCTGGCGATCGCGCTCGACGCCACGCGGGCGGCCGGCATCGAGATCCTGCCCCCATGCGTGAACCGCTCGTCGGCCCACTTCACCGTCGAGCACGGGCGGGTCCGGTTCGGGCTGGCGGCCATCAAGGGGGTCGGGCAGGGGGCCATCGAGGCCATCGTCGAGGCGCGCGACACGCACGGCGGGGCGTTCGACGACCTGTTCCACCTCGCCAAGGACCTCGACCTCCGGACGGTCGGCAAGAAGACGCTGGAGGCGCTCGCCTCGGCCGGCGCGTTCGACTGCTTCGAGGGCCACCGCCGGCAGTTCGTCGACGCCGTCGACCTCGCGTGGAGCTACGCGCAGAAGCACCAGGCCGACAAGGCGGCGGGCCAGTTCTCGATGTTCGGCGGGGCCGAGCAGGCGGGGTCGTCGTTCGTCCCGGCCCTCCCCCACGCCGAGCCGTGGACGAAGGGCGAGACGCTCCGCTACGAGCGCGACCTCATGGGGTTCTACGTCTCGGGCCACCCGCTCGACGACTTCGCCGCCGAGGCCCGCGCCTTCGCCTCCGTCCGCCTCGGCGACACGGAGCACGTGATGCACGAGAGCGACCAGACGGCCATCGGCATCGTGACGGAGGTCACGCGGCGGACGACCAAGAGCGGCCGGCCCATCGCGTTCGTGACGATCGAGGACACGACGGGCCAGGCGGAGGTTGTGCTGTTCGCGCAGGTCCTGGAGCGGTGCGGGCACATGCTCCGGGTGGACGAGGTGATGATGGTCAAGGGCAAGGCGGAGACCTCGCGCGGCGACCTCAAGCTGGTGGCGAAGGACGTCCTCCCGATGTGGCGCGTCCGCGAGCAGCTGGTCAAGGCGGTCACACTGCGGATCGACGTGGACGAGGCGACCGAGGCGGACGTGGCCGCGCTCGCCGACCTCTGCCGCCAGCACCCGGGCGCGTGCAAGGTCTACTTCGAGGTGACGAGCCGGGCGATCCCCCGGCCGGTGCGCCTCCACGCGCGGACGGCGGTGGTGGATCTGACGCCGGACCTGATGAAGGGGCTGAGCCGAAGGTTTGGCGCCGACTCGCTCATTCTGGAAAGCGAGGCCTAG